One window from the genome of Pandoraea fibrosis encodes:
- a CDS encoding radical SAM protein, producing MTPHSDDKGDVASGGAGDLLVMVKVAERCNIDCDYCYMYRGVDQGWRQRPKFLSEPHLDQLVERLIEHRHAFPSARMTLEIHGGEPLLLGQRRTARFFKHLRNRLTEAELAIVTQSNGVLIDTSWLDLYAEFGATLGISCDGPPALHDRHRFDFEKQGTGARVEHAIRLCLSYPQSRRVFNGVLAVIDPNNDPVSILDYFRALGLSDVDFLLPDANFAAPPRHIQAYTHARLLAFLCRGFDAWFALDDPAFHVRIFETFIRGVLGRRSELDAFGGALAPIAVVESDGGYRLLDVLSICKTDASYTGLCLETHKLQDFVDLARTRYPEVHAACRECEAFVACGGGYVAHRFDGESYDNPSFYCDALVGFYRHVRARVNNLSKATQVRR from the coding sequence ATGACCCCACACAGTGACGATAAGGGCGATGTCGCTTCAGGCGGCGCGGGCGACCTTCTGGTGATGGTCAAGGTCGCCGAGCGCTGCAATATCGATTGCGACTATTGCTACATGTACCGGGGGGTCGATCAAGGTTGGCGGCAACGCCCCAAGTTCCTGAGCGAGCCTCATCTCGACCAGTTGGTCGAACGTCTGATCGAGCACCGCCACGCGTTTCCATCGGCACGAATGACGTTGGAGATTCACGGGGGAGAACCGCTGTTGCTCGGCCAACGTCGCACAGCCCGATTCTTCAAGCATCTGCGCAATCGTTTGACCGAAGCCGAATTGGCTATCGTGACGCAAAGCAATGGTGTGTTGATCGACACGTCATGGCTGGACCTGTATGCCGAGTTTGGCGCCACGCTCGGGATCAGTTGCGATGGCCCTCCCGCGCTGCATGATCGACATCGATTCGATTTCGAGAAGCAAGGCACAGGGGCTCGCGTCGAGCACGCGATTCGCCTGTGCCTCTCTTACCCGCAGTCGCGGCGCGTGTTCAATGGCGTGCTGGCGGTCATCGATCCCAACAACGATCCGGTCAGCATCCTCGACTACTTTCGCGCATTGGGGTTGAGCGACGTCGACTTTCTCCTGCCCGATGCCAACTTTGCCGCCCCTCCACGACACATTCAGGCATATACGCACGCGCGTTTGCTGGCTTTCCTGTGTCGGGGGTTCGATGCGTGGTTTGCGCTGGACGATCCGGCGTTTCACGTGCGCATCTTTGAAACGTTCATCCGAGGCGTGCTGGGCCGTCGTTCCGAACTCGACGCATTTGGTGGCGCGTTGGCGCCGATCGCAGTCGTCGAGAGCGATGGCGGCTATCGGCTGTTGGACGTGCTCTCCATCTGCAAGACCGATGCAAGTTACACCGGGCTGTGTCTTGAGACACATAAGCTTCAGGACTTCGTCGACCTCGCGCGCACTCGCTATCCGGAGGTTCACGCGGCATGTCGTGAATGTGAGGCGTTTGTCGCGTGCGGTGGCGGCTATGTCGCCCATCGCTTCGATGGCGAAAGTTATGACAATCCCAGCTTCTATTGCGACGCGCTTGTCGGCTTCTATCGACATGTCCGCGCACGCGTGAACAACCTCTCGAAGGCAACGCAGGTCAGACGGTAA
- a CDS encoding collagen-like domain-containing protein: MNENDLELQLNEDQIRHIQAMTGQRIGAIRVVSNFPGLQGVQGAQGVQGMQGAQGMQPLGMQGPQGVQGVQGPQGMQWPQGYQPAQGVQGLQGVQGMQGAQGVQGPQGMQAAQGMQGPQGYQHAQGMQGPQGYQHAQGVQGPQGMQGVQGMQWPQGYQHAQGVQGPQGMQGAQGVQGPQGMQGVQGMQGPQGYQHAQGVQGPQGMQGAQGMQGPQGYQHAQGVQGPQGMQGAQGMQGPQGYQYAQGVQGPQGMQGAQGMQGPQGYQHAQGVQGPQGMQGVQGIQGPQGYQHAQGVQGPQGMQGVQGMQGPQGYQHAQGVQGQQGMQGVQGMQGPQGYQHAQGVQGPQGIQGPQGVQGPEHAQGIQGSQGLH; encoded by the coding sequence ATGAACGAGAACGATCTGGAACTGCAGCTCAACGAAGACCAGATTCGCCATATTCAGGCGATGACCGGACAGCGTATCGGGGCGATTCGAGTGGTGTCGAATTTCCCGGGGCTTCAGGGGGTACAGGGGGCGCAGGGCGTGCAGGGTATGCAAGGCGCGCAAGGTATGCAGCCTCTGGGAATGCAAGGCCCGCAGGGCGTTCAAGGTGTGCAAGGTCCGCAAGGCATGCAGTGGCCGCAAGGATATCAGCCCGCGCAAGGTGTGCAGGGCCTGCAAGGGGTTCAAGGCATGCAGGGCGCTCAAGGTGTGCAGGGGCCGCAAGGCATGCAAGCGGCTCAGGGCATGCAGGGTCCGCAGGGATATCAGCACGCGCAAGGTATGCAGGGTCCGCAAGGATATCAACACGCCCAAGGTGTGCAGGGTCCGCAAGGCATGCAAGGGGTCCAAGGCATGCAGTGGCCGCAAGGTTATCAGCACGCGCAAGGCGTGCAAGGACCGCAAGGTATGCAGGGGGCTCAAGGCGTGCAAGGTCCGCAAGGTATGCAAGGGGTTCAAGGCATGCAAGGTCCGCAGGGATATCAGCATGCGCAAGGTGTGCAGGGTCCGCAAGGCATGCAGGGCGCTCAAGGCATGCAGGGTCCGCAGGGATATCAACACGCCCAAGGTGTGCAGGGTCCGCAAGGCATGCAGGGCGCTCAAGGCATGCAGGGTCCGCAGGGATATCAATACGCCCAAGGTGTGCAGGGTCCGCAAGGCATGCAGGGCGCTCAAGGCATGCAAGGTCCGCAGGGATATCAACACGCCCAAGGTGTGCAGGGCCCGCAAGGCATGCAAGGGGTTCAAGGCATACAAGGTCCGCAGGGATATCAACACGCCCAAGGTGTGCAGGGTCCGCAAGGCATGCAAGGGGTTCAGGGCATGCAGGGTCCCCAGGGATATCAGCACGCGCAAGGCGTGCAGGGCCAGCAAGGTATGCAAGGAGTTCAAGGCATGCAAGGTCCGCAGGGATATCAGCACGCTCAAGGCGTGCAAGGCCCACAAGGCATACAAGGCCCACAAGGCGTTCAAGGGCCGGAGCATGCTCAGGGCATTCAAGGCTCCCAGGGGTTGCATTGA
- a CDS encoding DUF6445 family protein produces MHDSIIVTDNFYRDPDDVRTFALGQAFTVKGNYPGARTAPFLHDGVKDAIQNIVKSPITYWPPDTYNGAFQYSVKQDITWVHADHTTVWSGVVYLTPNAPPQAGTAFYQHNETGFDLYPDDERQRASCDADATAWERWTVTDRIANRFNRLILFRGRRFHASQGHFGDCKENGRLFQTFFFNTHF; encoded by the coding sequence ATGCACGATTCCATCATCGTTACCGATAACTTCTATCGCGACCCGGATGATGTCCGGACGTTTGCACTGGGTCAGGCGTTCACGGTCAAGGGCAACTATCCCGGCGCCCGCACAGCGCCGTTCCTGCATGACGGCGTGAAGGACGCCATCCAGAATATCGTCAAGTCACCGATTACGTATTGGCCACCGGACACGTACAACGGCGCGTTTCAATACAGCGTCAAGCAGGACATTACATGGGTGCATGCGGATCACACCACCGTATGGTCAGGCGTGGTCTACCTCACACCGAACGCACCCCCTCAAGCCGGAACGGCGTTCTACCAGCATAACGAAACGGGCTTCGATCTCTACCCCGACGATGAGAGGCAGCGCGCGTCGTGCGATGCCGACGCGACTGCCTGGGAGCGCTGGACGGTGACCGACCGGATTGCCAACCGCTTCAATCGCCTGATCTTGTTCCGAGGTCGTCGCTTTCACGCAAGTCAGGGGCATTTCGGCGACTGCAAAGAGAACGGTCGCTTGTTCCAGACATTCTTTTTCAACACGCATTTCTAA
- a CDS encoding chorismate-binding protein, which translates to MQSEAPLAAFALLDDSADPAGGARLYTGLVREVTCDEPGVLSDALREVEDATRQGWHAVLLTDYEFGVRLGGVHTVTTRRAPGQFRALLFRTLQRLDATQTQTWLSRQEAAYADTDAYVTAPSDTGASDDIRPPGVAGVAALQGDVSDAAFDDAIARIHDWLSQGECYQINYTYRLNFDAFGSPVALYRRLRARQPVPYGALVMLPGARGVAGRAILSLSPELFLRHSRGRIEARPMKGTAPACGDPAEDAKRSAALAADEKNRAENLMIVDLLRNDLGRIATSGSVKVPKLFEVTRFASVLQMTSTVTATLPPATSFAEVLRALYPCGSITGAPKHRTMQLIGELEASPRGLYTGAIGWLDAREDDPQALGDFCLSVAIRTLELDAPDAGGLRRGRLGVGAGIVLDSKAEEEREECKLKARFLSALDPGFELFETMQATRGGGVAHVERHLARLAASATYFGFRFDGAALRAQLDAVLATLVGDTVHRVRLALSHDGTVALTHAVLAPLPSDTVTVLLAQDASHTRAADLFLRHKTTVRAQYDAAWRDAEAKGAFDRLFFNERGELTEGGRSNVFVKRDGIWMTPPLSSGVLPGVMRGVMLDDPAWSAVEAVLTRDDLVNAQAIVVCNALRGALPAVIATAADE; encoded by the coding sequence ATGCAAAGTGAAGCGCCCCTGGCCGCATTCGCGCTGTTGGACGACAGCGCGGACCCGGCCGGCGGGGCGCGTCTGTATACCGGGCTCGTTCGTGAGGTGACTTGCGACGAGCCCGGTGTGCTTTCGGACGCGCTCCGCGAAGTGGAAGACGCTACGCGTCAGGGTTGGCATGCCGTCCTGCTGACGGACTACGAATTCGGCGTGCGTCTGGGCGGTGTGCACACGGTGACGACACGCCGCGCGCCGGGCCAGTTTCGTGCGCTGCTGTTTCGCACGTTGCAGCGGCTCGACGCGACTCAGACACAGACGTGGCTGTCGCGGCAGGAAGCGGCGTATGCCGATACCGATGCCTATGTGACCGCGCCCTCCGATACCGGCGCCAGCGACGACATTCGCCCGCCTGGCGTTGCCGGTGTCGCGGCGCTGCAAGGCGACGTGAGCGACGCCGCCTTTGACGACGCCATCGCGCGTATCCACGATTGGCTCTCGCAGGGCGAGTGCTACCAGATCAACTACACCTACCGTCTGAATTTCGACGCGTTCGGCTCGCCTGTCGCGCTGTATCGCCGCTTGCGCGCGCGTCAGCCGGTGCCGTATGGGGCGCTCGTCATGCTGCCCGGCGCGCGAGGTGTGGCGGGCCGCGCGATCCTCTCGCTCTCTCCCGAACTCTTCCTGCGTCACTCGCGCGGCCGGATCGAAGCTCGACCGATGAAAGGCACGGCGCCGGCGTGTGGCGACCCGGCAGAAGACGCCAAACGCAGTGCCGCGCTCGCGGCTGACGAGAAGAATCGTGCCGAGAATCTGATGATCGTCGATCTGCTGCGTAACGATCTCGGACGTATCGCCACATCGGGTTCGGTCAAGGTGCCGAAGCTCTTCGAGGTGACGCGCTTCGCAAGCGTGTTGCAGATGACGTCGACCGTTACGGCGACGCTGCCGCCCGCCACGTCGTTTGCCGAGGTGTTGCGCGCGTTGTATCCGTGCGGCTCGATTACGGGGGCGCCGAAGCATCGCACCATGCAACTGATCGGTGAACTGGAAGCGTCGCCGCGCGGGTTGTACACCGGCGCGATCGGCTGGCTCGATGCGCGCGAGGACGACCCGCAGGCGCTCGGCGACTTCTGCCTGTCCGTCGCCATTCGAACGCTGGAACTCGACGCCCCGGATGCGGGCGGACTGCGGCGCGGCCGACTCGGTGTGGGGGCCGGCATCGTGCTCGACAGCAAGGCGGAAGAAGAGCGCGAAGAGTGCAAACTCAAGGCGCGGTTTCTGAGCGCGCTCGATCCGGGCTTCGAACTCTTCGAGACGATGCAGGCGACGCGCGGCGGTGGTGTGGCGCATGTCGAACGCCATCTCGCGCGTCTGGCGGCGTCGGCGACGTACTTCGGCTTCCGTTTCGACGGTGCGGCGTTACGCGCGCAACTTGATGCCGTTCTCGCAACCCTCGTCGGAGATACCGTTCACCGGGTGCGTCTGGCGCTTTCCCACGATGGCACAGTCGCGCTCACGCATGCCGTGCTGGCGCCGTTGCCGAGTGACACGGTGACGGTGTTGCTCGCGCAGGACGCCAGCCATACGCGCGCGGCAGACCTTTTCCTGCGCCATAAGACCACCGTGCGTGCGCAATACGACGCCGCATGGCGCGACGCCGAAGCGAAGGGCGCTTTCGACAGACTGTTCTTCAACGAACGGGGCGAGTTGACCGAAGGCGGTCGCAGCAATGTGTTCGTCAAGCGCGACGGTATCTGGATGACGCCGCCGTTGTCGTCCGGTGTGTTGCCGGGCGTGATGCGCGGCGTGATGCTCGACGATCCGGCGTGGTCGGCGGTGGAGGCCGTGCTGACGCGAGACGACCTCGTGAATGCGCAGGCGATTGTCGTGTGTAACGCTTTGCGAGGCGCACTTCCTGCGGTCATCGCGACGGCCGCAGACGAGTGA
- a CDS encoding adenine nucleotide alpha hydrolase family protein yields MSSTLMNLSAEQRATLFEATGAPLRRLRIDAVSGTAQAIDRYCHRCLLTEDLPGVHIAQDGICDACHAFAEESARGDYTQRKLLDVVAECRGASTPDCVLAYSGGKDSALTLLLAVKELGLHPIAVLVDNGFIPDEVKANASSFCAQFGVSLVIEKIDIRRIARESLQSGSGRIPCSSCISGVFAAMAKTCRSHNLRLILSGHRFPPLAYPVSGFTKREADNGFICASPLLARQLTEAEQMQWIREAGWKPVAMAGNTSNCKLIGVVEQHLYDVQGFNPHIYEVSKEIRAGFYDRRAGFGKVDRPEITPEHRQWVLDRMQADTPEVSDKPE; encoded by the coding sequence ATGTCGTCAACCCTCATGAATCTGTCGGCGGAGCAACGCGCAACGTTGTTCGAAGCCACAGGCGCGCCATTGCGCAGACTTCGTATCGACGCTGTTAGCGGCACTGCACAGGCGATCGATCGCTATTGCCACCGGTGTCTGCTCACGGAGGACCTGCCTGGCGTTCACATCGCACAGGACGGCATCTGCGATGCCTGTCACGCGTTTGCAGAGGAATCCGCCCGCGGCGATTACACGCAGCGCAAACTGCTCGATGTCGTGGCCGAATGCCGGGGCGCGAGCACACCGGATTGCGTGCTGGCGTACTCCGGGGGGAAAGACAGCGCCCTGACGCTACTGCTTGCGGTGAAGGAGCTGGGCCTGCACCCGATTGCCGTGCTCGTCGACAACGGATTCATTCCCGATGAAGTGAAGGCGAATGCGTCGTCGTTCTGTGCTCAGTTCGGCGTCTCGCTCGTGATCGAAAAGATCGATATTCGCAGGATTGCCCGCGAGTCGCTTCAGTCGGGTTCAGGGCGTATTCCCTGTTCCTCGTGTATCAGCGGGGTCTTTGCCGCGATGGCAAAAACCTGCCGATCACACAATCTTCGCCTCATTCTCAGTGGTCATCGATTCCCGCCGCTGGCCTATCCCGTGAGTGGTTTCACGAAGCGTGAAGCGGACAACGGCTTCATCTGTGCTTCGCCACTTCTCGCCAGACAGCTTACGGAAGCAGAGCAAATGCAATGGATTCGAGAGGCGGGCTGGAAACCGGTGGCAATGGCCGGCAACACGTCGAACTGCAAACTGATCGGCGTGGTGGAACAGCATCTCTACGACGTGCAAGGCTTTAACCCGCACATCTACGAGGTCTCAAAGGAAATTCGAGCCGGCTTCTATGACCGCCGGGCGGGCTTCGGGAAAGTCGACCGTCCGGAGATCACACCGGAACATCGGCAGTGGGTTCTTGACCGGATGCAGGCCGATACCCCAGAGGTCTCTGATAAACCAGAGTGA